In Zingiber officinale cultivar Zhangliang chromosome 3A, Zo_v1.1, whole genome shotgun sequence, the DNA window AATTGATTGTGGGCATATTCTCCAATTTATCACGTGCATATTCTCCAATTTGTCCTATGAAAGGGCTGTTAGGGAAGTGCCTCTGACAGCATACCTTAATAGGGCATGCATATTCCTGACAAGATAGTAGAAACTTCCTTCGAATGATCAGCCTGTTGACTATGCCGCGTGTCAGCGGCACTATTTCCCAAAATAATATTGAGAGATACGACAATGATCCTGCCGTTCGGTCGAGCAGGATGACCGATTGGCTGGGACTCCGCCGATAGGTCGGCCTCTGTTGTTCTTCCATGGAATGGCTAGGGATAGTAGTTTGTTATCGCTCGACCGGATCAATACTACGGTCATCTCAAATCGTCCTCTGATTCGTGACCAGCATCTCATCTTGGATCAACCCTTTGCCAGTCGAAAGCTTTTCGCCCGATCGGCTATTGCAGTAGAGCTCCGATCAACATATTTTGGTGAGTCTGTTGGTCTTTTGATATTgacttccttgactttcaccttcacATCGACTGCTATTTCCATCTTTAACCTACACTCAGTGAGCTCATCTTTATCATCGTATCATAATTCATCTATCAATAAATTCGAAGTATGATTTATATGTACTTATCGGCTGATCTTTAAAATAATAGTCTCTTATATATTATATGTATCATAATTCATCCGAAAcatgtcccctcggatgggtctagtagctagcgcatgagatgttgtcatcatgaggtctggggttcgaatctcgataaagccgaggtaaatgtctcccttatgtgatAAAGTCGAAGTAAATACTTCCCTTATGTgtcaaagccgaggtaaatgaaAATCATCACTAGAGGTGAAGAAAGGATAGATAAATGAAAACATTACAAATTATTAGGAAAATAGTGAAAATATAAGATTCAAGTGATTATCTTAATAATTAACCTCATTTATTTATCTAATTATTATTACCGCGAACTGACTACAGAAGATTATGCTAACTAAACTCATTTTCATTTATGGAACAATTTTACGTTGAGAATTTGTGGAGAAGTTAAAATATTCcagtactatttttttttttgtcttttatgGAAAAAggtttaattgatataaaaattaattttaagagaTGGCTAAAAATCGCCAAATCGCGATTAAAATTGAGGTACAAAAAACGAAGGGAAGCCCTTCCATCACTGCCAACCGCTCACCGCATAGAAGAACCTGCGACGTATTTTGACCACACGACTCGACCTGCGACGACGACTCGGTCAACTCGGCCGTCGCCACCGTAACTCGCCCTCCTATTCTCGGCCATCCACCGCCTGCTTCGGCGTCACCACCACCTCAAAAAACGCCTCCCCCTCAAAAAACTCCACCGGCCCCTCGTCAAATCTCTCGGCTTACGTCTCTCTCGATCAATCCCATCTCGTTCGCCTGCCCGACTCCTCGTCGGACGGTCGCCGAGCAGCATGGATGGTCGGCGGCCGCTCCCGCTCCTCGtcgccctcctcctcctcctcgcccgCCGATCCCTCACTTCGCCCGACGCCGACGTCCTCTTCGCCTTCAAGGCCACCATCACCGACAACTCGGGCGCCCTCAGGAGCTGGGACCAGGAGTCCGATCCCTGCACCGGCAACGCCACCAAGTGGGCCGGCGTCCTCTGCGACGACGACGGCAGCGTCTCCGGGCTGAGGCTCGCGAACATGGACCTCGCCGGCATCATCGACGTCGGCCCGCTCGCCGCCCTGCCGCGCCTCCGCTCCTTCAGCATCGTGAACAACGCCTTCGACGGGAAGATGCCGGAGTTCGGGAAGCTGAAGAGCATGAAGGCCGTGTACCTGTCGAGGAACAAATTCTCCGGCGAGCTTCCCGACTCGGCGTTCGCCGACATGGGCTGGCTGAAGAAGCTGTACCTGTCGAACAACGAATTCACGGGCGCGATTCCGGCCTCCGTCGCCGCGCTTCCGAGATTGCTCGAGCTGGGGCTCGACGGCAACGGGTTCACCGGCCCGATCCCGGAGCTCCGATCCAACGACCTCAAGATGGTGAACTTCTCCAACAATCACTTGGAGGGAAGCATTCCGGCGAGCCTCAGAAAGATGGATGCCAATCTGTTTTCAGGCAACGAAGGACTCTGTGGCGAACCTCTTCAAGTTTCATGTTCATCATCGCCGCCGTCGCCGCCGCTATCTTCCTCACCCAACCAAACCCTTCTCCACGTCGTAGTAGCTCTGACTCTATTCCTAGCCATCGTCGCCGTCATACTCTCCCTTCGTCGCCGACCATCCGAGAACAATGCCAATCCTCCCCCCGCAGTGATGAAATCGAAAGCCGCGCCGACCAAGGAAGAAGCGATGGAAGAGGGAACCACCAAGTCGGACGCCGGAAGCACCACCAGCAAGAAATCCGGCAAGGAGTCCGACCAGGGAAGACTGATCTTCGTGAAGGAAGGCATGGGGCGGTTCGAGCTGAAAGACTTGCTCAAGTCCTCCGCCGAGGTGCTGGCCACCAGCAACTTCGTCTCCTCGTATAAGGCCTCGTTGCCGGACGGCACGGCCATGGTGGTCAAGAGGTTCAGGAACATGAACAGAGTGGGGAAGGAGGACTTCGACGAGCACATGAGACGGCTGGGGAGGTTGTCCCACCCCAATCTGCTGCCGTTGGTCGCTTACTATTACCGGAAAGACGAGAAGCTACTGGTCACCGGCTACGCCGCCAAGAGAAGCTTGGCCGATCTTCTCCGTGGCTCCGAATCATCAAAGCTCGACTGGTGCGCTCGATTGAAGATCGTGAAAGGAGTCGCCAAAGGGCTAAATTACCTCTACGAAGAGCTCCAGATGCTCAGCGTTCCCCACGGCCACCTGAAATCCACCAACGTCCTTCTCGACGAGTCCTTCTCGCCGTTGCTGACCGACTTCGCCTTGATCCCGGTGACGAACCCGGCGCACGCCGCCCAGTTCATGGCGGCGTTCAACTGCCCGGAGTACAAGAAACAGGAGAGGACGAGCAAGAAGAGCGACGTCTGGAACCTGGGCATGCTGATCCTCGAAATCCTGACGGGCAAAGCGCCGGCGACGGAGAAGGGAGGCGCCGACTTGCTCGGCCTGGCCAGCTCCACTCCTCGGGAGGAGTGGGCGAGCAAGGTTCTCGACGGCGAGACGACAGCGAAGGCGACGGCGGCGGCGCAGGAAGAAATGCTGAAGCTGCTGCAGGTCGGATTGGATTGCTGCGAGGAAGATGTGGAGAAGAGGTGCGAGCTGGAAGAAGCCCTCGACAGGATCGAAGTGCTGAGGGAAGAGGGAGGAGGAGCTGGAGGAGATCCGGCGACTCATTgacatcgatcgatcgatcgatcgactgaGATCATCATAAACAAGATTGGTGAGCTTCATATTCGATGCATGGATTTGAGCTTGCTTGCAATGTAACAAACGCAGTAATGCAAGTGGCATGGCTGAAGAAAATTTTCCTTGATCTTTCTCATGATGTTCTAGGATCCACTCACAATTTTTTTCCCCCAATATATTTTAGCTATTTTCAAACAATAACATTTGATGAGATTTAAAAACGATTTAAATTCGTAAGCTTTGTGTTTCAAATTGGATGGTGATATAGTATGTACAATGTATTGATACTCgaatctaaaaatatatatatatctaatttATTATTGTCTTTTTTAATTCTCTATATTTTTTTAGTGGCTCCGAGTTGGATAGGTTTTAATGATGCTCTTCATATATATACATGTTATACACCTATtatatttacattttttttattaacacACATGTTCATTTAACATATGAATCCTACTATCCAtttattcatctttattctttatatccaaatttatttatttttttcaaaaattatataaaatttttattatgaatGTGTGGGTGTTATAACACTCATCCATGTTAGTTTGTAATATTATTTGGGTGTTATAATACCTACATATTAACACCATGCTCTTatattcattttaatattaacatATTATTTGTGGGTCTCATTgcccatttatttatttttattgtttatatctaatttttaatttttttttaatataaaatttactCATTGTCAACATTCAAAGAATTGAATATTGTTAATGCATAAGTGTGTAACACTTATGTGCATTGGTTTGGAACATCATTTAAATATTATAATACCTACATATTAACCTTAATAATGTGGATGCTAGCAATAAGGGCATATATAATGATATCTCGTTATAATACCCATCACCTCATAAAAAAGTATATGGGGTTCACTGTCACGTATTCATTATAACAATCTTATTCTTTCACTCACAttccttttaacattaacactcattatttatgggtCCCACAATCTActcaatcattttaaaattatatcatattaaataaatatattttaaatatgttttaaaatatttaaattattattattattaatcttacttttaaaatataattttatagttttccaaaaataatattaatttttaaatatatttattaaataaaatagatatTTGTGAAAAACCAAATTACAATATTggccaaattaaattataaaattgtgAAAATGAAATTACCACTGAGCGGCTAAAATTATAAAGTTGGGAAAACGAAATTGATGTAGAGAATAGAAGGAGAGAATATTTAGAAAGTAGAATTGAAAGAGTAGTGAGTTGGAATGAAAATATGTATACATATTGGTGGATATTTATAGATGAAATTTCGAACTAGCCTTTAAAAAACGAAccgttttatttaatttttaattttataatttacattttaaaaaaaattatacacatgGAGTGGGTCAGCCCTGGCCCACCCCATGCATGCTTGAACGCGTTCAAGACCTTGAATGCGTTCAAGCGGATAAACGCAGAGTTGGCATCTGCAACGCGACGTTAAATGAACAGTGTCGTTATAATGCGGCATTAACGCCGCGTTACAGATGCCCTAACAAAGAGCATAACAAAAAGCCCCGGAACAATGGGCAACAATAAAGTGTCTTTTCAATTTCGTAAGCATCTAAAGATCGAGTTTCAATTTCAACGAATTAATGGATGAATTTCTCTTAATGAGCAACTGACCTAAAAATGTTGAACTGATGGAGTATTCACTTTGAACGTTCCCAATTTACTTTGGTGGCCGATGAAAAAGTTCGGTAGAGTCAGGTCgatcactttaaaaattaatcgGCATAAGTCGGATACACGAGATTAAAAGGTGATTCGATCGTCTCGTGCCCTCTGCCAACATGGAGGAGATAAATTACGGATGACTACCAGCAATTAATGTAATGGGCAAGATAAttgttttctttttgctcttataagtagttgctacaatataaaaaaaataaatattttattttaaataaagttactataaataaagtattattatattaaaacacTCTTaactaatctaattaaattatttaaatatcatCAAAACCatcttaaatttattaaaatcattttaaaatagctACCTAAGTAATTGTTACATATAAAtactaaactttaaattttaaatactaaatattattatatcgAAATATTCAATACCACCTGTTTTGATTTTTGTCCAATCTGATTGATATTTATGAAAGTGTAAAAAGTAAACAAATATAGTAAATTATAAAGGCGTTCCCGAATAATAAGTTGAAGTGCAGGGTAAAatgaaaatttcctatttttttattaatattaaaaaccCCCCGAAACGGATATGTTTTCACCGCTAAATCCTCGATATCGGCCGCAGTTTCTTATCGTTCATTCTCTTTCACTCTTCTGCTCGGATTTCTGAATCGACAGGTAAAGTTCGTAAGCCACCATCTTGCATTTTCCCCTGCCGTTTTacaacattctttttttttttcgttGGTTATAGGAGAAGAAATTTTAATGCTATTTTgcctgatgatgatgatgctttAAGCCTCATTCAACTCCATTGTATTTATGGTCGTTTCTTCTTTGGATGCTCGGTATGAGGATCTACGATTTGGTCTTCTTTTGTTAGGTCATCTGTTGGCATATCACTTGTTTGTTATTTTGCCTCAATGGCTTCGTTGTTGTAAATACTCTCGCGGTTGGGAGCTCTTTCATTGAATTGCACTTGATGATCAAGTCGTCAGATTATTTCGTTCATCTATGATGATTTATGGACTAAATTAGTACCTGTTACTTTAATGCTTAATGTTGCTTGCTATTGTCTGAATGTTTTTTCAACATTTACAGTGCTAATACTTTGAATCAATATTTACCACGAATGCTTTCACATTGCTGGAGTTGAATCAACTAGTTCACTTTTTGATTCTTTTGTCACTAATACTTTTTGTTCTTTGAGGAAAATTTCACAAGGGGACTTCTTAATTGCGAGTTCTACTGCTGTACTCACTATAAACATTTGCTTCTAGTTATCAGATTACTGCATCAATCCATTACTATGTGCAATGTCTACATGTGCTATTTATGTGAATAACTCTAATATCACCAATGCTTTGTCGTCAATTTGTTCACTGGCTATGTCGTAGGACATTTCACTAATTGGTGCTTATGGATTTGTCATCTCTTGTTACCTTTTGTGAATGAATCCTTATTTTTGGCATGCCATTAAATTCATTTTTTTGGCCTAATAACTTTGAGGATTAATTGTTAAATCTATTACATACTTTCTGTAACTTTTAACAAATCAATCatgtcttttttaaaaaataattgattacTTACCTTATAATTTTTAACAAATCacattttcaaaattgactaatTTATCAAGTGAATATAAAAACTTAACAAATCTATTAAAATTTCACTAAAAATAACATAATCGATGATATAAACTAACTGAGATATAATATGAAAGAGACACCTAATGAGTTAATGGAATTTTGCCTATGTGTTTACATTTTATTTAGTACATGATAGATTAATTAGCCTCCACGAGTTGACATAGTCACGTAGTTGGTACCTGCATGGGTGATTGCTCCAATAAGTCTTGGTGTCAATTTTCAACGGATGTAAAATGCCTCGTTGGGTGTCTAACCTCCCCATGTAAACAACCACTGCATTAGGGGAAAATGTTCTCTATGATTTACTTGTTTGTATCTTGTCATGGGATTGATGATACTGGACCGCTTGTGGTGAACaatatcactttttttttttgctccaatgataaattaattatttttaaagtacaTAGTTGATTTGTTAAAAGTGATCAAATATTTAATAGAtttgttaatttttgaaaatttatgttAAAATTTGTTTGAATTTACAAAGTACCTGATAGATTTAGCAATTAACCCTAACTCTAACATAACAATGTTTTGGTGATGAAACTGGATGCAAGTGTTACCATGACTGAATAGCATTTTAGGCATGCCATCAATCCTGTAGTTGTTGATGCTTTTCTATTTTTTAAGGTAAAATATTTTAGATTTTAGGTTTGCTGGTTTTGTTACTCTGTCAATGATTCCACCTTCCTCATATCATCcctcatcattttttttaaacttaaactacTAATTTTAACTTTACCATATTCAAAGGAAAAAAGCTGGGTTTCTTGTTTTCAGCTTGTCGATTAAAAATTTGCAGCATTTCATGAAATATTATAGTTCACAtagttttcttttttactttcctTATGGGTATTCAATCTCAATTTAACACGATATTCTTCCGATATGTTTCTGGTGTTCCCTAgattttttcctaaaatttttcATTGATTGTTATGAAATTTCCAGTAATTGTGCTGAGTATAGTAAAATAGTAGTGAACGAGCCTATGAAATTGTCTCTGTCTCGTTGATTTTTGGGTTGTAAAACGATAATTGATTTGCTGTGTGTGTTTGTTCTCCATCAAATGCACTTCTAACCTTTATTTTAATGTAACAGTTAACAGACTGAAGCTTATGGAAGCAAATGAGGATGAAATCTCGGTGCTATTTACAGAAATTAATGATTCTCACGAGAGCTCATTTGAGTTCTCAGACGATATTATCTCTTTACCGCCCGAGATGCTCAAATCGAATGAGAAGACTATTGTACTCACaccagaagaggcaacatgggtaGATTCCTGCTTTGCATTCGGCCCTGAATCATCAGACGATAAATGGATGGTACTTAGAGATGCCTTCCTCGATGCTCTAAACTCCTATCCTATTTATCATGAAACTCCACCTTCCGTCATAGAGAGCAACGATGATAGAGTACTTGTCGATACAAACAAGGCAATAGAACAACACGATGTCATGGACGATGACTTGCCTGAGGAGATGCAAACAGAACATGCTACCTTTATCGATAAGACTTCACATCTTACTATTATGAAGGTGCAAGACGATCATATCATACACCATAATCCATCTACAGATGCAGAAAACTCTAGTGACCAAGTTTCCACTGCTGAAGAAGTTACTGAATCGCGTGAGAGTGTCTTCAAGGTTTGGGATCTTGAAACATCAGCTGAAGAAGAGGAAGACGAACTCATCACGCAACTAAACAAGCTTCTAAGTGGAAGTAGGCTTCAGCAACCCATGCATTCCAGCTTATATGTGAGCGAAGAGAATGTGGATGAACTCATTGCGAGCTTCTTCGATTTGTCTCTGAAGCCTTTTGAGGATGAATGAATCAAAACAGTTGGCTATTTTCCGTCTCGATTGTTCTTGTACTAAATACTTGGGGATAAGTCAACTAGTTAACTTAAATGTCGATTATATAATACTTGGAATTTGAGTGAATGTTGTCTTATTGGAAACACTATGATATTGTATTACATAAGTTAAAAGTCCCTGAATGGAATAGGAATTAGCAAACAAATGTTTGATGACTTCCAAAAgttaaaaaatcacaaaaatGATGATAATGTGCGAGTTGAGTTCACTTGAAAACTTATGGAGCACATAAAACACCTTTTTGAACCCGGACAATGGCGCAGCAGCAGGACGTAATCAAGTCCCAATTTCATTAGAATAGGAATTAGCAAACAAATGTTTGATGACTTCCAAAAGTTAAAAAATCACAATAAATGATGATAATGTGCGAGTTGAGTTCACTTGAAAACTTATGGAGCACATAAAACACCTTTTTGAACTCGGACAATGGCGCAGCAGCAGGACGTAATCAAGTCCCAATTTTAATGAATTAGCAGATAAATTTATCTTAATGATTGGTTATGGGTGCCCGTTACAAGTACTTCCCTATTTATCTCTAGTGGTCGGTGGAAGTCAGGCTGGATACCTCAAGATTAATCGGCGTGAGCTGGATATCTGATGCcaattgaaaaaagaaaacacATTTTTGAAATCTCTTTTTTAAGCTAGTTCGATCAAGAAGTAGGGGTGAGTAAAAATTTGACTAAACCGAATTAACTGACCGAAGTTAAAAGTCCGATTCGGTTAAATTGGAAATTCAGTTTTTTTTCATTAAAATATCGATTATATTGGTTTAATCGGTtcgattttggttttgaaaatctaaatttgatTAAACCGATTAAACCAATATTATTAGTTGAATCAGATTAAATCAAACTAAACCAAATGTTAAATCCTAAATCGGCAAACCCTAATATATAATTCGCACCTCACGATTCGCACCTCATCGCTCCCCACCTCACGACTCTGTATGCACGCATCACGTTATGACTCAACGACTCCTATCTCCCTCAGCCATCCCTCCCCTCTTCCCATTAGACCCAACCCCAGTTTAAAACCAATGATTTGACGATTTAAaatcgccggttcgacggttcctgGCTGTCGACCCTTAACCTAAACCATTCAAGATGGTTAAGGTTCACGGTTAAGAACCGTCAATTTACGGTTCATGTACGATTCATCACAGTTATATGTTCGCCACACTTCaagattattttattattgttataaaATTATCCCGTGGATATGCATGATGATGTTAGAAAGGATTATATCAAAATGGGGTCATGTCAATCTAAATTGAGTAAGTATCAACCCATTTCATACTCAAATCAAAATCGACATTTTCAATATGGTTGGTTTGCATAATTCCCATGGTTAGAGTACTCAAAAGCAAAAAAATAGTACATTTTTGTTTTCCATGTTATCTTTTCGACAAATGTTCCTCGAAATATATTACATTTACTCATGAAGGATTTCAAGATTGGAAGAGAGTCAAAGAAAGGAAGAAATGCTCATTTGCACACCATGAGGGCAATACGGATTCACTATATAATTTTGCTATGGAAGAGTGGAATAATTTAGTGAATTCATCTCATCACATTGACAAAGTTATAAACAAGGTAACTTCTTAAGAAATGTTGAGTAATCAATTATGACTTAAGACTTCAATAGAGAATACAAAATGGTTAGCTATGCAAGGGTGTGTATTTAGAGGTCATGAATCTATCCATTCTACTAATCATGGAAATTTCATTGAATTGGTTAAGTTGCAAGTAAACGTGAATGAAGAAATTGCTTCAATTGTCTTAGAAAATGCTCCTCAAAATGCCAAGTATACATCTTCCTATTggacgttgcatcagttgcaatgTCAGGAAAATGAAAGGATGTCCATTCACCTTCATCTCTCTCCATTGAAAGCCATGGTTAGGAACTGATGTTTTGCTTCCTATTTAAAATGGCATCTAAGAGCAATCGACGAAAGAGAGGGCAAGGAAAAAAGGGAAGAGGCAACGGTGATCATTGTGCACAGCGGAAGCGACGGTGAGCAAAGGAGAACATCTGAGAGGAAAGGGATTtagctcgtgaaccttgaagtaCTTTCCGGTTACctgtgatcgtgcttccgacaatAGCGACGTCCGACGACTTCTTTGATTTCTTCGGcagatcactgtgagtggttacaACTTTATTCTTGTGTTTGATTCATGCTTTCAAAGatacaacaatggtatcagagaaTGTTTGAAAGCATGAATTTCAATGCACGGAACTGAGAAATTACAACGTTGCGATTTCACTCGATTTCTACAAGAATCGGCATCCCGAAGCCACGATTTCCACCTGGCTACATGGAAATCGTGTAGTCCTCAGTGGCATAAATCGTGGTAAAGGAGCGTCGGCAACCGAGTTCAAATACCAGTCAAAGCTGGCCGTGGGAAGCCTCGTGTTTGTCgcgagaagaagatgaacagtgcacaattttttttgttttaatcgaTTGCTCAATCGATTCATTCATTTGAATCCATTGAGAAGGAAATTGAATCGATTAAATTCACGTCACAGTAAATCCTGTATTTAATCGATTGAATTAGTTTTAattgattaaccaatcgatttaattgaatctcaatcgattaaaaaaaatgagATGAACAGTAGGTTTTGATGAAGCACGGTGAAAAAAAttttgattgtttcacatgcatAAACCTCAGTGCTAgtataaaatctaattaaatatatttattaattaattaaatacataaggaaatgtattatcaattaataaatacatgtttaattaatttatggttcaatcaATTAAAAATTGAACAAACCCAATTTATCCAATCAAACCTAGGTctgatttaaattattagttgatttaagcagaccagtttgattcaatgatatcTAGATCTAgtttaaattatttgttggtttaactagttcagtttattattgaattaattgagaTCGTTTTGATTTCACAAGctgggctgatcaaatatgaccagattagttttgatgtgtcagatttgatcaaaaagattagatttattctaatgggtcagacttaattCAATGGATATTGGATGAATTAtacggacctaagtttgatcaataagtctgaattgactcaaatgagcttaaacaataacagaacatcgGTCAGAAATCCTTGTCAAATTAGATTAGTTATAATGAGGATAATAGACTAAGCTTAAGATCCGGATTCCTGATCGACCGATAcaatgtgtcagtcacatgagactccccaaataaagaaaatttatttgtctTAATAACTTGTGTATTCTGCATATATTTGTTCTATATGCGGGAATTGAATTTGATCGATTTTTATTACTGAtttgtcggttttgtactgacatcatgattttcaattCCAGAACAATATACACGATGAATGAtcgctatgaacgacaacatgagctatggGAGGAGATTAAGAAACTGAAATATGACCAGAATCATGgagtcggtaggcttattggtcggctcgattggCTGTTCTGGAATCTAGAGCAAGAAGGGTATTCAGTCCAGGACAAAGAAAGAAGATGGGCTCTGGTTTATTCATTGTTGGAACATcttaggcagatagcattccatctttgggatgattctgaagggcacatctcatattcagagatgtgcaaATAGTTACTTCATTTGGAATGGGGTCCTCAAGATTTTGAGTAGGATCCAAATCTCGTAGAATCTGAGGATAATCCAGGAACgaacctcgaagaatttgaagaggatccagaaatggatcctgaagattttgaggaggatgCAGAGATGGATCCCAAGGAGGATGTAGAGATGGATCCCgaagaatcagaagaggatcCTCAAGAGTGTATAGAAGATCCAGAAATAGATCTGATGGATACATCTAAGGCTGATTCACCCATCATAGAGTCCGGGATAAACGAGATACAATTGcccactgctctagcatttatcctagtgggagtgatgttagcttatctatgttactagtgttctgtttactatcGTTATATACGAACTGTGTTAGCTCATtttgtttttgagtcatgtaataatttctgttgttatgtacgaacagagttatgataaataaacagttatattatgtgttaactaacttgctcatgattagttcatgtgaatatgattagttcatatatctatatgattagttcatatgaaaaatgattagttcattttaataatgattggTTCATTAGAT includes these proteins:
- the LOC122050365 gene encoding pollen receptor-like kinase 5, yielding MDGRRPLPLLVALLLLLARRSLTSPDADVLFAFKATITDNSGALRSWDQESDPCTGNATKWAGVLCDDDGSVSGLRLANMDLAGIIDVGPLAALPRLRSFSIVNNAFDGKMPEFGKLKSMKAVYLSRNKFSGELPDSAFADMGWLKKLYLSNNEFTGAIPASVAALPRLLELGLDGNGFTGPIPELRSNDLKMVNFSNNHLEGSIPASLRKMDANLFSGNEGLCGEPLQVSCSSSPPSPPLSSSPNQTLLHVVVALTLFLAIVAVILSLRRRPSENNANPPPAVMKSKAAPTKEEAMEEGTTKSDAGSTTSKKSGKESDQGRLIFVKEGMGRFELKDLLKSSAEVLATSNFVSSYKASLPDGTAMVVKRFRNMNRVGKEDFDEHMRRLGRLSHPNLLPLVAYYYRKDEKLLVTGYAAKRSLADLLRGSESSKLDWCARLKIVKGVAKGLNYLYEELQMLSVPHGHLKSTNVLLDESFSPLLTDFALIPVTNPAHAAQFMAAFNCPEYKKQERTSKKSDVWNLGMLILEILTGKAPATEKGGADLLGLASSTPREEWASKVLDGETTAKATAAAQEEMLKLLQVGLDCCEEDVEKRCELEEALDRIEVLREEGGGAGGDPATH
- the LOC122053689 gene encoding uncharacterized protein LOC122053689 isoform X1; protein product: MLVNRLKLMEANEDEISVLFTEINDSHESSFEFSDDIISLPPEMLKSNEKTIVLTPEEATWVDSCFAFGPESSDDKWMVLRDAFLDALNSYPIYHETPPSVIESNDDRVLVDTNKAIEQHDVMDDDLPEEMQTEHATFIDKTSHLTIMKVQDDHIIHHNPSTDAENSSDQVSTAEEVTESRESVFKVWDLETSAEEEEDELITQLNKLLSGSRLQQPMHSSLYVSEENVDELIASFFDLSLKPFEDE
- the LOC122053689 gene encoding uncharacterized protein LOC122053689 isoform X2, with translation MEANEDEISVLFTEINDSHESSFEFSDDIISLPPEMLKSNEKTIVLTPEEATWVDSCFAFGPESSDDKWMVLRDAFLDALNSYPIYHETPPSVIESNDDRVLVDTNKAIEQHDVMDDDLPEEMQTEHATFIDKTSHLTIMKVQDDHIIHHNPSTDAENSSDQVSTAEEVTESRESVFKVWDLETSAEEEEDELITQLNKLLSGSRLQQPMHSSLYVSEENVDELIASFFDLSLKPFEDE